In Lactuca sativa cultivar Salinas chromosome 5, Lsat_Salinas_v11, whole genome shotgun sequence, the DNA window AGTGAGGTGTCACATTCTACATTAATCTATTTCTTCTTTTTTTATAAATTCGATTTGGGCTAATTAGGAGATGGTTCTTGGCCCATATGACGACCCAAAATGTTATAGGGAGGGTGTTGGCCCAATTAATGGaggttttcggcccattaggACCCAATGATAGGttatcggcccaatagggcccaataaggaaatatTGGTCCAATTAAGGTTTTGGGTTGAGGATTCTTgggctaaggcccaaaatgattGAGTTTGGCTTATTGGATCGACTTTTGGGTTTGAATCAGAATATATGAAAGTATAAACTTAAATGGCAATGAAGTTTTGAATTTCGCTATATGAGATTTTGTAAGGTTACTCAAGGAGATTACATTGTAGCGAAATTCACATCTTAACCTAATTTTGCCAATTGTGACAAAATGTGTAACCAACGAATCAAGATAGAACGCAGTTAGTTACATCAAATCAATGAAGGTTTCATGAACAAGTGTACTTGTAGCACTTAATTTTGATTATCGTTGATCTCCTTCGATTGCAGTTCCGTCTCGTATGATATTGATAGGATTTAATGTCGTCAAAACCGTTCCACCTATAGATTCCAGAATTACTGATTTGGGGAAGTGATTCTTATCTCGTTGATTTCGGGAGTTGATTTGATTCAGTTAGGTGACTTTGAGTGAAATTTATATGCATGGATTATTTCCTTTCCTTTCCttttaatttcattatttatttttatttcttttaatttttttaaattgttgTTTTAGGATTCAATTTAAACTTACATAGCACTAAATCCTCTCACAGTGTTAACTTTAATTAATGTTTCAATTTAAATTTGTTatagttttaattttaattttttatttgctTTAATAAgaatttcaattttatttttttcatgtttATATTAAATTTAACTTATTTAATTATGGTGGCAGAGGAGGATGTGCTGGTTGTGATGACAGTTGGTGTTAGAGGTGATGATGATTGTGGTTGTAGAGGGGATAGAGGTGCCATAGGTGGTCGTTATGGTCATGGTGACGGTGATGTGGGTAGGGTTGGAGGTGAAAGAGGTAGTGGTAGTGGTAGCAGAGGTAGTAGTATGGAAGGAGgcaaaggtggtggtggtggtagtagtggaGGTGGTGTCCGATGGCGTGGAGATGGCAGTGGCAACTGTGGTAGTGGCTGAGGAGGTGACATTAGTGGTAGCAAAAGGGGTAGAAGTTGTGGTAGTGACGATGAAGTTGGTTATAGTTGATGGGTGGAGGTGGCATAGGTGATGGTCGTTTTAGAGGAGGTAGATGTGAAGTTAGTAGtgttggtgatggtggtgggggtggtggtgttggtggtcaAGGGATGGAGGGGAGGTGACAGAGGTGGTGGTGATGGCTTCAGTGGTAGAGGTGATGCTTGCGGTGGATTTAGTGATGTTAGCAGTGTTATGGAAGGTGATGATCATGGAGGAGGGGGtttaggtggtggtggtgataaaggtggtggtagtggtgacgGAGGTGATGGTGGTGGAGAGGGCAGCAACATAGGTGTTGGTAGTGGAGGTGGTTATGGAAGAATGAGTATAGGTGGTAGTGATGGTGGAGGTGGAGGTGatagtggtggtgatggttgCAGATGTATCGGTGGAGGTTGTGGCGGAAACAACAACAAAGATGATTGTTATGGTGGaagggtggaggtggtggtggcaggAATGGATGTGGTAATAGCGGCAAAGGTGGTGGCATTGGCGATAGAGGTGAAAATTGTAGTGGTGTTGGCAGAATAGATCCTTAATTATAATGTAAAATagtgcatgtatattagagactTAAATTCAATCTTTTGAAAGTTTCCCTTCACATGCCAAATTTGCTATACTATCAAAGACTAAAATTCAGTCCCTAACAACTTCCTTAATTaaaatcaaggttgtaaaaatcggtcGACGGTAGCTCGGCGGTTGACTAACGATAAACGATTAATCGGACTTAGCAGGGATTAATCAGGGAcccttaattattaataaaattaataatccCTAAAAAAAActaagtatttgaaaattttagtttaatattttaaaatttgaaattttaaaattttggtgtaatatttgaatattaaaaattttgaatttttagaaAATTTCCGCCTATGATCGTCAAAACCGCCAAGGACAACTTTGACTGGTTTTGACCAATTTCCGCCAAGCACCCTAATCGTAATTGGTTTAAGGCCACCAAgcgattaatcggccgccaaTGCTGATTTTCTGCAACACTGATTAAAATAAAAATGGATGCAAATTTATTAGAGACTAAAAAATGGTCTATAATAAGTTCCCTCTAAAGTCAAAATTGGCAGTAGTCTATTAGAGACTGATATTTAGTATTTGGAAAGTTTCCCTCCAAATGCCAAATTCGAGCAATTCTACCAAAGACTAAAATGTAGTCTCTAATAAGTTCCCTCCAAAGTCAAAATTGGCAGTAGGGTATTCGAGACAAAATTCAGTCCCTAATGTGTTTTACTAAAAACCTAAACTGACGCGAACCTACTAGGAACTGAAATTCAGTCCCAAATAAATTTCCAtccaaagtcaaaattagctctAGTTTATGCGATACTGAAATTCAATCTCTGATGCGTTTCCCTCCAAACTAAAACTGGCACAAACCTATTAGgtatgaaatttttagtcttggatAGGTCTAGCCAGTCTTAGATTGTTCATTAAAATCAGTCCTAGATAGTAACTAGGACCGATTCATCAGTTCCAAATACATGGCGTCCAATATTGATTAATCAGTCTTTGATAATTTGGTCATAGAAGaccatttttcttgtagtgatatatatatatatatatatatatatatatatatatatatatatatatatataatattagaaatTCAAGACATTTTTTAAAACATATCAATCGAACATTGTTATTCGGACGTGCATTTCCAATGTTGTGATAATGcagttgtaacacccgttttccagAATGGATCGATTTAGGGCATTAATGAGTCAAAAGCATGGTTTTGGGGGAAAACTAGGTGTCATGACGTGACCATATGGTCGTTACGACATGACGAGTTAAATGGGAAGTGTGTATCCGAAGGCATGTCACGATGTAACATGAGTATGGTTACGTGTGAGGAGGGTTGCAGCCCAAGCCCATAATTTTAGGGTTTCCCTTGTATTTAAACCTCATTAACTCAAATTTAGGGTTCATTATCAGCCTTCATCACTCTCAAACCTCTGAAACCCTAACCTTAATCCTTCTTGGTGGTTCTTGGttctttttggtggttttgatACTCTTTGAAGGAAGCCAAAGGAGATTCGGTGCAAAGATCAAGCAGGCAATAACTTCTCATCTTAAATATCAACTTCTGGACCATTTGTACGGATTCAAGcttccacatttgtaacaccTGGTTTTAGTAATGTCCTGATTTCGAGACGTCGGGCCAGAATTTGATCAAGTGATGGTGTTGGGCTTCAAAGGAATATGGTTTAGGCTATTTTTGGATGTTGGTAATATTGGATTAAGTGATTAAAGCCCTCGATTGGTGCCTTGAAGCAAAGGGTAAAATTGAAAAGGTGATATCTCGGGTTTCTTGCATGAATTAAGGATATTAGTTCGATATGTATTTAGTCGAAAGTAACTATATAAGATTGTAGAGCTCGTCAATACCTTttcatgcatataaataatgccgaaaacggagttgaaacgaggaagttatggttgtttgaagttgaatTAGAAGATGGGGGTTTTGCACTATGCACGACGTAGATGCCGAAGGAGGAGTGTGTTCTTAAGGATCTACGAAGGGTATAAATTAAGCTATGCATGGCATAGTTGCTACTGACCAAAACCCAAATCCTAAGGTTTTGGGCACTATTTAAGGACTCTAACTTCTAGGAACCATCCCCACtgccagcctccatcacctcataTCGTTCCtttgaaaccctagccaccaagtgtgagttttggaagCATTAGTATGGTTTTTGTGTGCATTCTTGAAGAAGGACTCTATTGGAGAAGCAAGTATGAGCTACAAGCTTTGAAGATCCAGACTTTGCAGTCCATCACCTATCTCCAGAAGGTATATAGCACAAGGTATGTTCCCTTGGTGGAGAGCGAGAGGTTGGCTCAggtgtatttggatttgagacagGGGATTGAGACGGTGATGGAGATCATCAAGATGTTTACCAAGAGGGCTCTTTTCTAACCTGAATTTGCTGCTTCTGAGCAAACTCAAATGACCAAGTACTTGACATGATCAAGCCGAATATTCGCCAGTTCATGTCCACCCAGCGTTAGCGTACCCTCGCTGGGCATCAGGAGGCCGCGAAGAAGTGGGGGATTGAGATAGATATCCAGGCGAgggagctgaggcaggctcctgTGCAGTCACAGCTTGCAGCGAAGCGGTTCAAGTCtgttgattcgagatctgggggatAGAGGGgttgcacttgtggcaagtgcggcaaggttcatgATGGTGCTTGTCGAACTTCATttggatgccacaaatgtggcaaggaagggCATTATGCCAAGGATTGTCATCAGCAGGCCCCAATATTGAGCACTGGGATCTATTACTACTGTGAGCAGGTTAGCCATATTAAAGCCAACTATCCCTTGCTCACTGCGAGGCCGACGCAAGTGTTAGGTGCATAAAGTGCACCTTTTTACATGCTTATTTcatgtttaattcaagtattgCATAGCATTAAATGTAACTTTACACACATTTTACATTTTCGGGACATAATCGAGAATTTATCTACTTTTCACCATTTTTATGGATGTTTCAGGGTGATTTGAAGATTGGAGCATGCTTAGGATGTTCGAGGGGAAGCTCTCGGTGAAGTTTCAGAATTTTTGGAGCTAATTTGAAGAAATTGGAAGATCAGAAAATGGGCATTTTCCAGGTTATTACACGGCCCATGATTTCACGAGGCATACATTACGCGGCCCGCGCTTTGCAAATTGTTTATCATAAAAACTACATTACACGACCGTGTAATTTAAAGCATACcattacacggcccgtgtaacgTAGCCTGGCAGTTTTCCACATTTTTCAACTTTCAATTTAtcttatttttggggcacattttgAGGGTACTTCGACTATAGATTTCAAGGAGGCGATTTTGGGAGATCATATCACCATTTAACACTATGGAAACACTTTAATTTGCATTTTGTAAGTTGATTTGAAGATCAAAACTGATTGAATTTGTAGTTTGatttagccatgtgtggctaactTTTCTATCATTTCTGATTCCAGATTCTTAAGTGTTTGATGTTTAGATTGTAATTTGCACTTGATTTCATGTTTATcatctagtaatctttgatttgGTCTCAAATATATGTTTGATTAGTACTCTTTTCACTTTATCAATTGAATTAGGGTTCTTATCAATCTAGTTACTTAAATTGTTAAattcgtatatgttttatgatttgatgttgGTAACATACACTTGATTGATTTCAAATATATCAAAATTAGTGATCAAATATTAGATGTTCATATTCCTGAACTTATAAGGAATGTTGGATATTATTGGTAATTGTTACAAGAACTTaatgtcatttaatgatttgatgcAAGAGTTGATTTGAattgaatcaattaaatgaagttttatttgaagagCATATTTTGAATAAAACGTTTTTTTGTTAACTTGGATATTAGAGTTTATTAATATCTTGAGTACCAACCTAGATTGAACAGAAATCATAGTCATATTA includes these proteins:
- the LOC111877959 gene encoding glycine-rich cell wall structural protein 1.0, which gives rise to MVVLEEVDVKLVVLVMVVGVVVLVVKGWRGGDRGGGDGFSGRGDACGGFSDVSSVMEGDDHGGGGLGGGGDKGGGSGDGGDGGGEGSNIGVGSGGGYGRMSIGGSDGGGGGDSGGDGCRCIGGGCGGNNNKDDCYGGRVEVVVAGMDVVIAAKVVALAIEVKIVVVLAE